A single window of Fischerella sp. PCC 9605 DNA harbors:
- a CDS encoding thioredoxin family protein, which yields MNILETIDTPIGSYAPDFELPGIDEQVHHLSRYLEKFRAVGVIPMSNCCSYVKLYLERLKNIQAEFHEQGFTLIGLNGNDASQLPTESFENMKAFAKSNKLNFPYLWDSTQDVTRSFGVSKTPMAFLIDKDGVVRYKGLIDDNPQNPLTVRGHYLKTAIALLFKGQKIYPTETQPVGTALVWRK from the coding sequence ATGAATATACTAGAAACAATTGATACTCCCATAGGAAGCTACGCACCAGATTTTGAACTGCCAGGAATTGACGAGCAAGTACACCATCTGAGCCGCTATCTAGAAAAATTCCGTGCAGTCGGCGTCATTCCCATGTCTAATTGCTGTTCTTATGTAAAATTATATCTAGAAAGGCTCAAAAATATTCAAGCTGAGTTTCATGAACAAGGTTTCACACTGATTGGTTTGAATGGCAATGATGCTAGTCAGCTACCAACAGAAAGCTTTGAAAACATGAAAGCTTTTGCAAAGTCAAACAAGTTGAACTTCCCCTACCTATGGGACTCTACCCAAGACGTAACTCGCAGTTTTGGTGTGAGCAAAACACCAATGGCTTTCTTAATAGATAAAGATGGCGTAGTCCGCTACAAAGGACTAATTGATGATAACCCTCAAAATCCGTTAACCGTGCGAGGACATTATTTGAAAACAGCGATCGCATTGCTGTTCAAAGGTCAAAAAATTTACCCTACAGAAACTCAACCCGTAGGTACTGCTTTGGTGTGGCGTAAATAG
- a CDS encoding alpha/beta fold hydrolase — translation MTSSTSAIALTPTKTWIWQGFSICYQSQGSAGPAVVLVHGFGASWWHWRKNMPALAENCRVYAIDLIGFGASAKPKPGESIAYTIETWGQQLADFCREVVGEPAFLVGNSIGCIVVMQAAVSNPEIALGVALLNCSLRLLHDRKRKNLPWHRRVGAPLLQRVLSFKPIGEFFFKRVAKPKTVRQILLKAYANSTAVTEELVDILTSPASDPGAAAVFLAFTSYSQGPLPEDLLPQLPCPAIILWGTADPWEPIQLGRELANFPQVHKFIPLEGVGHCPQDEAPELVNPILQDWIWERSR, via the coding sequence ATGACCTCCTCCACTTCTGCGATCGCTCTTACTCCGACAAAAACCTGGATTTGGCAAGGCTTTTCCATTTGCTATCAGTCCCAAGGAAGTGCTGGGCCAGCTGTTGTCTTAGTACATGGCTTTGGAGCTTCCTGGTGGCATTGGCGGAAAAATATGCCTGCGCTAGCAGAAAATTGTCGTGTTTATGCGATTGATTTAATCGGCTTTGGTGCTTCAGCTAAACCCAAACCCGGTGAAAGTATTGCCTATACAATTGAAACTTGGGGACAACAGTTAGCAGATTTTTGCCGTGAAGTGGTCGGAGAGCCTGCTTTTTTAGTTGGTAATTCCATTGGCTGTATTGTAGTTATGCAAGCAGCCGTGAGCAACCCTGAGATTGCTTTAGGAGTAGCGTTGCTCAACTGTTCCCTGCGCTTGTTACACGATCGCAAACGCAAAAATTTACCCTGGCATCGTCGTGTGGGAGCGCCTCTTTTGCAGCGCGTACTATCTTTTAAACCAATTGGCGAGTTCTTTTTTAAGAGAGTTGCCAAACCGAAAACAGTGCGGCAAATTCTTTTGAAAGCTTATGCCAATTCCACAGCAGTAACAGAAGAGTTGGTTGATATTCTCACTTCTCCAGCCAGCGATCCAGGAGCAGCAGCAGTATTTCTTGCTTTTACATCTTATTCTCAAGGGCCTCTACCCGAAGACCTTTTACCTCAACTACCCTGTCCAGCAATTATTTTGTGGGGAACAGCTGACCCTTGGGAACCAATACAGTTAGGTAGAGAGTTAGCCAACTTTCCACAAGTGCACAAGTTTATACCTTTAGAAGGCGTAGGACATTGTCCTCAAGATGAAGCTCCTGAGTTAGTAAATCCGATTTTGCAAGACTGGATCTGGGAGCGATCGAGATGA
- a CDS encoding geranylgeranyl reductase family protein, which produces MYDCIIVGAGPAGGTAAYHLAKQGRSVLILEKESLPRYKPCGGGVSPAIAEWFDFDFSPAISIKADTIRCTWKMGDPVEAKLQTPEPVWMVRRDVFDHFLVQQAQKQGAELKDNTEVTGIEFKSDHWQVNTANDSVTGRYLIAADGAKGSMAKWLGFKERKRRLAGALEAEAPAKVENGNVANFEFGMVKNGYLWNFPKADGYSIGVGTFIGGEPQDFKKILDEYGNSFGVDVKTCKQYGHALCLWNGEQKLHTENAVLAGEAACVVDPFTAEGIRPSIFSGLKASQAINKALAGDINALEKYSEIINAEWGSDMAWAQKLAGLFYRFPGVGYKVGVKRPSAPQTMGKILCGQLRYGDVAGRAIKRLTPFGG; this is translated from the coding sequence ATGTACGATTGCATCATCGTCGGTGCCGGACCAGCTGGTGGAACAGCGGCATATCACTTAGCCAAACAGGGACGTTCTGTATTAATACTGGAAAAAGAATCTCTGCCAAGATATAAACCCTGTGGTGGTGGGGTGTCGCCGGCGATCGCTGAATGGTTCGACTTTGACTTTAGCCCAGCAATTTCTATCAAGGCCGACACAATTCGCTGCACGTGGAAAATGGGCGATCCAGTAGAAGCGAAACTACAAACCCCCGAACCAGTATGGATGGTACGGCGAGATGTTTTTGACCATTTCCTAGTTCAGCAAGCACAAAAACAAGGAGCAGAGCTAAAAGATAACACGGAAGTCACAGGCATTGAGTTTAAAAGTGACCATTGGCAAGTTAATACAGCGAACGATTCAGTAACAGGTCGTTATTTAATTGCTGCTGACGGTGCGAAGGGTTCAATGGCAAAATGGTTAGGCTTCAAAGAACGCAAACGCCGCCTAGCAGGAGCGTTAGAAGCCGAAGCACCAGCCAAAGTGGAAAACGGTAATGTTGCCAACTTTGAGTTTGGTATGGTGAAAAACGGCTACCTCTGGAATTTTCCCAAAGCAGATGGTTATTCCATTGGTGTTGGTACTTTTATCGGTGGTGAACCACAGGACTTCAAGAAAATTTTGGATGAGTATGGCAACTCTTTTGGTGTGGATGTAAAAACTTGCAAGCAGTATGGCCATGCTCTTTGTTTGTGGAATGGCGAGCAAAAGTTGCACACCGAAAATGCTGTTTTGGCAGGAGAAGCAGCTTGTGTAGTCGATCCTTTTACCGCAGAAGGTATTCGTCCCTCTATTTTTAGTGGCTTAAAAGCATCACAAGCCATTAACAAAGCCCTCGCTGGTGACATTAACGCTTTAGAAAAATACTCCGAGATCATTAATGCAGAATGGGGTAGTGATATGGCTTGGGCGCAAAAATTAGCCGGCCTGTTTTATCGTTTTCCTGGTGTTGGTTATAAAGTTGGTGTCAAGCGCCCCTCTGCACCTCAAACTATGGGTAAAATTCTGTGTGGGCAACTGCGCTACGGAGATGTAGCCGGTCGTGCCATCAAGCGTTTAACTCCTTTTGGTGGTTAG
- a CDS encoding Uma2 family endonuclease, translating into MIQAISKSLTFEEFLELYPEDGGRYELFEGEIVEVRPVGQHEVICSFIAAELTLEIRRLQLPYFTSRNTLVKPDKPGTADLPDLVVLDKQTIGIDPYWEKYSTISIGSSAQLVVEVVSTNWRDDYLKKLDDYETLGIPEYWIVDYLALGAARYIGSPKMPTISVYRLVDGEYEVNQFRGAERVVSKAFPELVLTAEQVFQG; encoded by the coding sequence ATGATTCAAGCTATATCTAAGTCACTAACCTTTGAAGAATTTTTAGAATTGTACCCTGAAGACGGGGGGCGCTATGAACTGTTTGAGGGGGAAATTGTAGAAGTGCGTCCGGTGGGTCAACATGAAGTAATTTGCAGCTTTATTGCAGCTGAACTTACCCTCGAAATTCGACGGCTACAACTTCCCTACTTCACATCTAGAAATACTCTAGTGAAACCAGATAAACCAGGTACAGCAGATTTACCCGATTTGGTTGTTCTCGATAAACAGACCATTGGAATTGACCCTTACTGGGAAAAGTACTCAACTATTTCTATTGGTAGTTCGGCGCAGCTGGTGGTCGAAGTAGTCAGTACTAATTGGAGAGATGACTACTTGAAAAAACTAGATGACTACGAAACGCTAGGCATACCAGAATACTGGATTGTGGACTATCTGGCTTTGGGCGCAGCACGGTATATTGGCTCTCCCAAAATGCCCACTATTTCCGTCTACCGTCTGGTTGATGGGGAGTATGAGGTAAATCAGTTTAGGGGTGCAGAACGCGTTGTTTCCAAAGCCTTTCCTGAATTGGTGCTGACTGCTGAGCAGGTTTTTCAAGGGTAG
- the frr gene encoding ribosome recycling factor, giving the protein MKLAEAESTMQKTVEATQRAFNTIRTGRANASLLDKVNVEYYGTPTPLKSLANISTPDATTIMIQPYDRSTLNMIEKAISMSDVGLTPNNDGSVIRLNIPPLTSDRRKELVKVAAKYAEEGRVGIRNIRRDALETIRKMEKNSEISEDEARDQQDKLQKLTDKYTARINELLAEKEKDITTV; this is encoded by the coding sequence GTGAAATTAGCTGAAGCTGAGAGTACGATGCAAAAGACTGTTGAGGCGACTCAACGAGCTTTTAACACAATTCGCACTGGTCGCGCTAACGCGAGTTTACTAGATAAGGTGAATGTGGAATACTACGGTACTCCCACACCTTTGAAATCACTGGCAAATATCAGCACGCCGGATGCTACAACGATCATGATTCAGCCCTACGATCGCAGTACCTTAAACATGATCGAAAAGGCGATTTCCATGTCGGATGTGGGTTTAACCCCTAACAACGACGGTTCTGTCATCAGGCTGAACATTCCGCCGCTGACGAGCGATCGCCGGAAAGAATTGGTAAAAGTTGCTGCTAAGTATGCTGAAGAAGGACGCGTTGGTATTCGTAATATCCGCCGCGATGCCTTAGAAACCATTCGCAAAATGGAAAAAAACTCCGAGATCTCTGAAGATGAAGCACGCGACCAGCAAGATAAATTACAAAAACTGACCGACAAATACACTGCCAGAATCAACGAATTACTGGCAGAAAAGGAAAAAGACATCACAACTGTCTAA
- a CDS encoding bifunctional cobalt-precorrin-7 (C(5))-methyltransferase/cobalt-precorrin-6B (C(15))-methyltransferase: protein MTKIHVMGIGLDGAAGLGEKLRQIVENATLLVGSDRHLSYFPSHPAKRLLLRDFTEAIAEIRHELALGTEGIVVLVSGDPLFFGLGRLLLAELPPEELTFHPHLSSIQLAFNRIKVPWQDARVISAHGRSVDELIQALQQGVEKIAVLTDGKNTPSAIARLLESLNLPSQYQFWVCENLGGDDERIVETRNFASLQHQDFAHLNVVVLLRQQRNPQLDLEKLPLFGIPDDCFVSFSDRPGLMTKREVRTLVLAELALRPGQIIWDIGAGTGSVSIEIARLFPTAKVYAIEKTAAGSSLISRNCERFQVRNVISVHGSAPEVLETLEGKCDRIFIGGSGGNLTGILDTCASKLNPDGVIVLALATLEHLNTALAWFTSHAWEYQLLQVQLSRSVPIGQLTRFAPLNPVTIVSATYPASEV, encoded by the coding sequence ATGACTAAAATTCATGTAATGGGTATTGGCTTAGATGGAGCCGCTGGGCTGGGGGAAAAACTTAGGCAAATAGTTGAAAATGCTACATTGCTTGTTGGCAGCGATCGCCACTTGAGTTATTTTCCCAGCCACCCAGCCAAACGTCTGTTACTCAGAGATTTTACGGAAGCAATTGCTGAAATTCGCCACGAGTTGGCGCTAGGGACTGAGGGAATTGTCGTTCTTGTTTCTGGCGATCCGCTGTTTTTTGGTTTGGGACGCTTACTATTAGCAGAACTTCCCCCAGAAGAACTGACATTTCATCCTCATCTAAGTTCAATACAGCTAGCCTTTAATCGGATCAAAGTTCCTTGGCAGGACGCCCGTGTCATTAGCGCGCACGGGCGTTCTGTTGACGAATTAATTCAAGCATTGCAGCAAGGTGTAGAAAAAATTGCCGTGCTGACAGATGGTAAGAATACCCCTAGTGCGATCGCACGTTTGCTGGAATCTCTAAATTTACCCAGTCAGTACCAGTTTTGGGTGTGTGAAAATTTGGGTGGCGATGACGAACGCATTGTAGAGACACGAAATTTTGCGTCTCTACAACATCAGGATTTTGCCCATCTGAACGTAGTGGTATTACTGCGCCAGCAACGCAATCCTCAATTAGATTTAGAGAAATTACCACTGTTTGGGATACCAGATGATTGCTTTGTGAGTTTTAGCGATCGCCCTGGTTTGATGACAAAGCGAGAAGTCCGCACGTTAGTTCTAGCAGAATTGGCACTGCGTCCCGGACAAATTATTTGGGATATTGGCGCGGGAACTGGTTCTGTCTCCATCGAAATTGCTCGCTTGTTCCCCACTGCCAAAGTGTATGCTATTGAAAAAACCGCTGCGGGTAGTTCCTTAATTTCCCGGAATTGCGAACGGTTTCAAGTTAGAAATGTCATATCTGTTCACGGGAGTGCGCCAGAAGTTTTGGAGACATTGGAGGGGAAGTGCGATCGCATTTTTATTGGCGGTAGTGGCGGTAACTTAACTGGAATTCTTGATACTTGTGCTAGTAAGTTAAATCCTGATGGCGTAATAGTTCTGGCTTTGGCTACTCTTGAGCATCTCAACACAGCTTTAGCGTGGTTTACATCTCATGCTTGGGAGTATCAACTGTTGCAAGTGCAATTATCGCGTTCTGTGCCAATTGGGCAGTTAACGCGGTTTGCGCCGTTAAACCCGGTGACAATTGTCAGTGCTACATACCCAGCCTCAGAAGTGTAG
- a CDS encoding LCP family protein codes for MTIKKGSAPENHSARRSKSRKKNSINPKSGRWLWFWMGMGGIALVSATAGALLAVSLSSTPLMQASLSADEAAVFGSDRISGGGLRFSELTRPVTILVMGMSVLPSDVQNPPEETKNLGYLPQVNSFDGLADVMLLIRFDPEKKKMVMLSIPRDTRVEIEGYGKKKINYTNVQGGPALSAKTVSKLLGDVGIDRYMRINVLGVAKLIDALGGVTVYVPKDMKYQDDSQHLYINLKKGKQHLNGDQALQLLRYRHDENGDIGRIQRQQMVIRALIDQSLNPTTVAQLPKILNVVKENIDTNLTVEELLALAGFGVRTNRSNMQMLMLPGRFSQKEEFEASYWLPSRQRIKTMLSQHFDVPTDTFPQAIDPGSLQVAIQDSTGSEDTDLTPLIENLQQAGYRNVYVAKSWGEPLDVTHIVAQQGDGDSAESIRGTLGFGEVRVESTGNLGSDISIQVGKDWLQQQDLLEQPSQY; via the coding sequence GTGACCATCAAAAAAGGTTCTGCGCCAGAAAACCATTCCGCACGCCGCTCTAAATCAAGGAAGAAAAATAGCATTAATCCAAAATCTGGACGTTGGCTATGGTTTTGGATGGGCATGGGTGGTATTGCGTTGGTTTCAGCAACTGCTGGGGCGCTGTTGGCAGTTTCTTTAAGCAGTACACCTTTAATGCAAGCTAGTCTCAGTGCAGATGAGGCGGCTGTTTTTGGTAGCGATCGCATTTCTGGAGGTGGACTGCGATTCTCAGAATTAACTCGCCCTGTGACTATTTTAGTGATGGGGATGAGCGTACTGCCATCGGATGTCCAAAACCCTCCTGAGGAAACTAAAAATCTTGGATATCTGCCTCAGGTGAACTCCTTTGATGGTCTTGCCGATGTGATGCTTCTGATCAGGTTTGATCCAGAGAAGAAAAAAATGGTCATGCTTTCCATCCCTAGAGATACACGTGTAGAAATAGAAGGGTATGGCAAGAAAAAAATTAACTACACTAATGTGCAAGGCGGGCCCGCTTTATCTGCTAAAACGGTTAGCAAGCTCTTGGGTGACGTGGGAATAGACCGCTATATGCGGATTAACGTCTTGGGAGTTGCCAAGCTAATTGATGCCTTGGGAGGAGTGACGGTCTATGTCCCCAAAGATATGAAGTATCAAGATGATTCCCAGCACCTGTACATCAACTTGAAGAAAGGCAAGCAGCATCTCAATGGCGATCAAGCCCTGCAACTTTTACGCTATCGTCATGATGAAAATGGCGATATTGGGCGGATTCAGCGGCAGCAAATGGTCATCCGGGCTTTAATAGATCAGAGCCTTAACCCTACAACTGTGGCACAACTACCTAAAATTCTCAACGTCGTCAAAGAAAATATTGATACCAACTTAACAGTTGAAGAATTATTGGCATTGGCAGGTTTTGGGGTGCGAACAAATCGTTCCAACATGCAAATGTTGATGTTACCTGGTCGATTTAGCCAAAAAGAAGAATTTGAGGCTAGTTATTGGTTACCAAGTCGCCAGCGTATCAAAACTATGCTGTCTCAGCACTTTGATGTACCAACTGATACTTTCCCTCAAGCAATTGACCCAGGCTCACTCCAAGTAGCGATTCAAGACAGTACGGGTAGCGAAGACACCGACCTCACACCTTTGATCGAAAACCTGCAACAAGCTGGCTATCGTAATGTCTATGTAGCTAAAAGCTGGGGTGAACCTCTAGATGTAACTCATATTGTCGCTCAACAAGGAGACGGCGACAGTGCGGAATCAATTCGCGGTACTTTGGGATTTGGAGAAGTACGGGTAGAGAGTACTGGTAATCTTGGCTCTGATATCAGCATCCAAGTTGGTAAAGACTGGTTGCAACAACAAGATTTGCTTGAACAACCAAGCCAATATTAG
- the pyrH gene encoding UMP kinase: MGTNYRRVLLKLSGEALMGNMGYGIDPEVVKEIAAEVAEVVATGVQIAIVVGGGNIFRGVKAASAGMDRATADYIGMIATVMNAMTLQDSLERIGVQTRVQTAIAMQELAEPYIRRRAIRHLEKGRVVIFGAGSGNPFFTTDTTAALRAAEIEAEVIFKATKVDGVYDADPHIYPDAKRYNTLTYGHVLAKDLRVMDSTAIALCKENNIPILVFDLSVRGNIHRAVMGESIGTLVGGSCEIS; encoded by the coding sequence ATGGGAACAAATTACCGACGGGTTTTACTTAAACTGAGCGGTGAGGCCTTGATGGGCAACATGGGCTATGGAATTGATCCAGAAGTGGTAAAAGAAATAGCCGCAGAAGTAGCAGAGGTGGTAGCCACAGGTGTTCAAATTGCCATCGTCGTTGGCGGAGGCAATATATTTCGTGGCGTCAAAGCGGCGTCGGCGGGGATGGACAGGGCAACCGCTGACTACATTGGCATGATTGCCACGGTAATGAATGCCATGACACTACAAGACTCGCTGGAACGCATAGGGGTACAGACGCGGGTACAAACCGCGATCGCCATGCAAGAATTAGCCGAACCATATATTCGTCGTCGTGCCATCCGTCACCTAGAAAAGGGGCGGGTGGTAATTTTTGGTGCGGGTTCTGGCAATCCTTTCTTCACCACCGATACCACTGCTGCCTTGAGGGCGGCAGAAATTGAAGCCGAAGTAATTTTCAAAGCTACTAAGGTAGATGGGGTGTACGATGCCGACCCCCACATTTATCCTGATGCCAAACGTTACAATACTTTGACTTATGGACATGTTTTAGCAAAAGATTTGCGGGTAATGGACAGTACCGCGATAGCCTTATGTAAAGAAAATAATATCCCAATTCTCGTCTTTGACTTAAGCGTGCGGGGTAATATCCACCGTGCAGTCATGGGAGAATCTATCGGCACCCTTGTGGGAGGTTCTTGTGAAATTAGCTGA